Proteins from a single region of Ziziphus jujuba cultivar Dongzao chromosome 1, ASM3175591v1:
- the LOC125420631 gene encoding phospholipase D alpha 1 encodes MSMASIQLHGVIDATIFEVDKLPGGRWMSFLKYLDKLRKMFGYNATPRLYATIHLDNAKVGGTRRLEFDKDSHPQWQQSFHIYSAHLASQVIFSVKVTGLYGTQVIGRAHMLANELLSGEPVDRWFEILDEKHHKPLSGAPKIHVKLRFSGATADPNWSQGIKTPDFPGVPYTFFTQRNGCKATLYQNAHVSDEFVPEIPFPPGYKPHRCWEDIFDAVSNAKHLIYIAGWSVYTQITLIRDPRRPKPGGDITLGELLKKKANEGVRVLILIWEDKTSVKLINLVGVMATHCRETKSYFQNTRVHCVLCPRNPDKAEKTAGGFMFSTLFSHHQKIVVVDSEIPNGESSKKRRIVSFIGGIDLSDGRYDNHFHSLFRTLNTVHRNDFYQRGFSGASILKGGPREPWHDIHCRLEGAVAWDVLSNFEQRWRKQGGKDLLVPLTELNDIFIPPSPVLSPEDSETWNIQLFRSIDEGAVDYDWPNEFHHNASNEFYHNAFFKLGLVNGKDHAIERSIQDAYINAIRRAKNFIYIENQYFLGSSFGWNTDGLNLGKVGALHLIPKELSLKIVSKIEAGERFTVYVVIPLFPEGIPKSYSVQAILFWQKMTMDMMYRDIVHALNAKGLKADPKDYLTFLCIGNREIKKSSEYEPPEKPEDGTDYSRAQKSRRYMIYVHSKMMIVDDEYIIVGSANINQRSMDGARDTEIAMGAYQPHHLATTQQARGQIHGHRLALWYEHLGMFDETFLRPESVQCVRKVNEIANKNWNLYFRDKLDYDLPGHLLSYPIRVLQNGQITILPETEFFPDTRAPVLGAKTDLLPSILTS; translated from the exons ATGAGCATGGCATCAATACAGCTGCACGGAGTAATTGACGCAACCATCTTCGAGGTAGATAAGCTTCCGGGAGGTCGGTGGATGTCCTTCCTCAAG TACCTAGACAAACTAAGGAAAATGTTTGGGTACAACGCAACTCCAAGACTGTATGCAACAATCCATTTAGACAATGCTAAAGTTGGAGGAACTAGGCGTTTGGAATTTGATAAAGACTCTCACCCCCAATGGCAACAGTCCTTCCACATTTACTCTGCCCATTTAGCCTCTCAAGTCATATTCTCTGTCAAAGTTACCGGTCTTTATGGTACCCAAGTGATTGGAAGAGCTCATATGCTTGCCAATGAACTCCTTAGTGGAGAACCGGTGGACAGATGGTTTGAAATCTTGGATGAAAAACACCATAAACCTCTATCGGGAGCTCCTAAAATCCATGTCAAATTGCGTTTCTCTGGTGCCACAGCAGACCCAAACTGGTCTCAAGGAATTAAAACTCCTGATTTTCCAGGAGTTCCTTACACATTCTTTACTCAGAGGAATGGCTGCAAAGCTACCCTGTACCAGAATGCACATGTCTCAGATGAATTTGTACCTGAAATCCCTTTTCCTCCAGGTTACAAGCCTCATAGATGCTGGGAAGACATATTTGATGCTGTTTCCAATGCCAAGCACCTGATTTACATAGCAGGGTGGTCTGTGTACACTCAGATTACATTGATAAGAGATCCGAGGAGGCCAAAGCCAGGAGGCGATATCACCCTTGGAGAGCTTCTTAAGAAGAAAGCCAATGAAGGGGTTAGAGTCCTAATCCTTATTTGGGAGGATAAGACTTCTGTGAAGCTCATAAATCTGGTTGGAGTAATGGCTACACACTGTCGAGAGACCAAAAGCTACTTCCAGAATACAAGAGTCCACTGTGTATTATGTCCCAGGAATCCTGATAAAGCCGAAAAGACTGCTGGAGGATTTATGTTTTCGACCTTGTTCAGTCACCACCAGAAGATTGTAGTGGTGGACAGTGAGATTCCCAATGGAGAATCATCTAAGAAAAGGAGGATTGTGAGCTTCATTGGTGGGATTGATCTTTCTGATGGGAGATATGACAACCATTTCCATTCCCTTTTCAGGACCCTGAACACCGTCCACCGCAACGATTTCTATCAGCGCGGTTTCTCTGGTGCGtcaattcttaaaggtggaccAAGAGAGCCTTGGCATGACATCCATTGCAGGTTAGAAGGAGCTGTTGCTTGGGATGTTTTGTCCAATTTTGAGCAGAGATGGAGGAAGCAAGGTGGGAAGGACTTGCTCGTTCCATTGACCGAACTCAATGACATTTTTATACCTCCATCTCCAGTTCTGTCACCAGAAGATAGTGAGACATGGAATATTCAATTGTTTCGATCCATAGATGAAGGAGCTGTTGATTATGACTGGCCTAATGAATTTCATCATAATGCATCTAATGAATTTTATCATAATGCATTTTTCAAGCTTGGTCTTGTAAATGGGAAAGATCATGCGATTGAAAGAAGCATTCAGGATGCTTATATCAATGCCATTCGACGGGCAAAGAACTTTATCTACATCGAAAATCAGTATTTTCTTGGGAGTTCTTTCGGTTGGAACACTGATGGCCTTAACCTTGGAAAGGTTGGTGCTTTGCATCTCATTCCAAAGGAACTATCTCTGAAGATTGTTAGTAAGATTGAAGCTGGAGAGCGATTCACAGTCTACGTTGTCATTCCTCTGTTCCCAGAGGGCATACCAAAAAGTTACTCTGTTCAAGCGATATTGTTTTGGCAGAAGATGACAATGGATATGATGTATAGAGACATAGTTCATGCTCTGAATGCCAAAGGTCTCAAGGCAGACCCTAAGGACTATTTGACATTTTTATGCATCGGTAATCGAGAGATAAAGAAGAGCAGCGAATATGAACCTCCAGAGAAACCAGAAGATGGTACAGATTACAGCAGAGCTCAGAAATCCAGACGATACATGATTTATGTCCATTCAAAGATGATGATAG TTGATGATGAATACATAATCGTTGGATCAGCCAACATCAACCAGAGATCAATGGATGGAGCCAGAGATACAGAGATTGCCATGGGAGCGTACCAACCACACCACCTAGCCACCACACAACAAGCCAGGGGCCAGATTCATGGCCACAGATTGGCGTTGTGGTATGAGCACTTGGGCATGTTTGATGAAACCTTCCTTCGACCGGAGAGTGTCCAATGTGTTCGAAAAGTGAACGAGATTGCCAATAAGAACTGGAACCTTTACTTCCGAGACAAGTTAGACTATGACTTGCCTGGCCACTTGCTTAGCTACCCCATTAGAGTTCTTCAAAATGGACAGATTACAATATTACCCGAAACTGAATTTTTCCCAGATACTAGAGCTCCAGTTCTTGGGGCTAAAACCGATCTACTTCCTTCAATCCTCACtagttaa
- the LOC107404645 gene encoding uncharacterized protein LOC107404645 isoform X2 has product MSSILTSQGVVLATAMAVSGTVILLALRLQKSLPTTQFSVADQLPQSSHTILRSCISSERKKKKNKKRVHFAEDVVDPSGDGEEFRRQNRGLNSNSSNSSMKFKRTSSDKYKGMPANRAALYHGILRDRVVHRVAYSY; this is encoded by the exons ATGTCCTCCATATTAACCTCACAAGGAGTAGTCTTGGCCACTGCCATGGCGGTCTCCGGCACTGTAATCCTCCTAGCTTTACGCCTTCAAAAATCTTTACCCACAACCCAATTCTCCGTCGCCGATCAACTCCCTCAGTCCTCACACACAATTCTACGCTCTTGTATCTCATCTG agaggaaaaagaagaagaacaagaaaaggGTTCACTTTGCAGAGGATGTAGTAGATCCAAGTGGGGATGGAGAGGAATTCAGGAGGCAAAACAGAGGATTGAATAGCAATTCTTCAAATTCATCAATGAAGTTCAAGAGGACCAGTTCTGATAAATACAAAGGAATGCCTGCTAACAGAGCAGCTCTTTACCATGGAATTCTCAGGGATCGTGTGGTTCACCGCGTGGCCTACTCTTACTGA
- the LOC107404642 gene encoding phospholipase D alpha 1, whose translation MAQKLLHGVLHVKIFEANRFLSEGCCIYFSELLDKFHKTHCFGERTSKLYATIHLENTKVGRTRLVELNNETSIPQWHESFHIYCAHIASSVKFSIKERYPIGAKVIGRASVPAEELLSGEEADKWLIILDNKHHKPLHGRPKLHVKLRFSHVTADPNWSRGIKSPNFPGVPYTFFTQRNGCRVTLYQDAHVPDKFSPKIPLLGGQNYEPHRCWEDIFDAISKAKHLIYIAGWSVYTKISLVRDPRRQKPGGNITLGELLKKKADEGIKVLMLVWDDKTSVKLLKKDGVMASHDEDTESYFHNTGVQCVLCPRNPDKSEKVVGGLLFSTLFTHHQKIVVVDSEIPNEKLSGKRRIMSFIGGIDLCDGRYDTPFHSLFSTLDSVHHDDFHQPNFSGASILKGGPRVPWHDMHCRLEGAVAWDVLSNFEQRWRKQGGKDLLVPLRELDNIFIPPSPVMLHGDHDTWNVQLFRSIDEGAAIFESPYQNAGRAGLVSGKDHFIERSIQDAYINAIRRAKNFIYIENQYFLGSSFSWNSNGQHKVGKVGALHLIPKELSLKIVSKIDAGERFTVYIVIPMWPEGIPESGSVQEILHWQKLTMEMMYKDIVQALKAKGLEADPKDYLTFFCLGNREVKKIGEYEPPEKPEDDTDYSRAQKSRRFMIYVHAKMMIVDDEYIIIGSANINQRSMDGARDTEIAMGAYQPHHLATLGPARGQIHGHRLALWYEHLGKLDHTFLEPQSIECVRKVNQIADEYWKLYSLETIDHYFPGHLLSYPIRVLENGEVTTLPETEFFPDTKGRVLGSNSELLPSILTS comes from the exons ATGGCACAAAAACTGCTGCATGGTGTTCTTCATGTGAAGATCTTCGAGGCAAATAGATTTTTGAGTGAAGGTTGTTGCATCTACTTCTCCGAG CTCCTCgataaatttcacaaaacacatTGTTTTGGGGAACGTACTTCCAAACTCTATGCAACAATCcatttagaaaatactaaagtTGGCAGAACCAGACTGGTGGAATTGAACAACGAAACCTCAATTCCCCAATGGCACGAGTCATTCCACATTTACTGTGCCCATATAGCATCCAGTGTCAAATTTTCCATCAAAGAACGCTATCCTATAGGTGCTAAAGTGATTGGAAGGGCCTCTGTTCCTGCAGAGGAACTCCTCAGTGGAGAAGAAGCAGACAAATGGCTCATCATCTTGGATAACAAACACCATAAACCTTTACATGGACGTCCTAAACTCCATGTCAAATTGCGTTTTTCCCATGTTACTGCAGACCCTAACTGGTCCCGAGGAATTAAAAGTCCCAACTTTCCAGGAGTTCCTTACACATTCTTTACTCAGAGGAATGGTTGCAGAGTTACCCTTTACCAAGATGCTCATGTCCCAGACAAATTCAGCCCCAAAATCCCACTTCTTGGGGGTCAAAATTATGAGCCTCACAGATGCTGGGAAGATATTTTTGATGCCATTTCCAAGGCGAAGCACTTGATTTACATAGCAGGCTGGTCTGTGTATACCAAAATTAGCTTGGTAAGAGACCCGAGGAGGCAAAAACCCGGAGGCAATATCACCCTTGGTGAGCTTCTTAAGAAGAAGGCCGATGAAGGAATCAAGGTGCTAATGCTTGTCTGGGATGATAAAACTTCTGTGAAGCTACTTAAAAAGGATGGAGTAATGGCTTCACATGATGAAGATACTGAAAGTTACTTCCATAACACTGGAGTCCAATGTGTGTTGTGCCCCCGGAATCCGGATAAATCCGAAAAGGTTGTTGGAGGATTGTTGTTTTCGACCTTGTTTACTCACCACCAGAAGATTGTGGTGGTTGACAGTGAGATTCCTAATGAAAAATTATCAGGAAAGAGGAGGATTATGAGCTTCATTGGTGGGATTGATCTTTGTGATGGTAGATATGACACTCCTTTCCATTCCCTTTTCAGTACACTGGACTCTGTCCACCATGATGATTTCCATCAGCCCAATTTCTCTGGCGCTtcaattctcaaaggtggaccAAGAGTTCCTTGGCATGATATGCATTGCAGGTTAGAAGGAGCTGTTGCTTGGGATGTTTTGTCCAATTTCGAGCAGAGATGGAGGAAGCAAGGTGGGAAGGACTTGCTGGTTCCATTGAGAGAACTCGATAACATTTTTATACCTCCATCTCCGGTTATGTTACATGGAGACCATGACACATGGAACGTTCAGTTGTTCCGGTCCATCGATGAAGGAGCTGCCATTTTCGAATCCCCTTATCAGAATGCTGGCAGGGCAGGTCTTGTGAGTGGGAAAGATCATTTTATTGAAAGAAGCATTCAAGACGCTTATATCAATGCCATTCGAAGAGCAAAGAATTTCATCTACATCGAAAACCAATATTTTCTCGGAAGCTCTTTCTCTTGGAACTCAAATGGACAACATAAGGTTGGGAAGGTTGGTGCTCTGCATCTTATTCCAAAGGAACTGTCTTTAAAGATTGTTAGCAAGATTGATGCTGGAGAGAGATTCACAGTCTACATTGTCATTCCAATGTGGCCAGAGGGTATCCCAGAAAGTGGTTCTGTTCAAGAGATATTGCATTGGCAAAAGTTGACAATGGAAATGATGTATAAAGACATAGTTCAGGCTCTCAAAGCCAAAGGACTCGAGGCAGACCCCAAGGACTATTTGACTTTCTTTTGCCTAGGTAATCGGGAGGTGAAGAAGATCGGGGAATATGAACCTCCAGAGAAACCAGAAGATGATACAGATTATAGCAGAGCTCAGAAATCAAGACGATTTATGATCTATGTTCATGCAAAGATGATGATTG TTGATGATGAATACATTATCATTGGATCGGCAAACATCAATCAGAGATCAATGGATGGTGCCAGAGATACCGAGATTGCCATGGGAGCCTACCAACCCCATCACTTAGCTACCTTGGGACCAGCCAGGGGCCAGATTCATGGGCACAGATTGGCATTGTGGTACGAACACTTGGGCAAGCTCGACCACACCTTCCTCGAACCACAGAGCATCGAATGCGTCCGGAAGGTGAACCAAATTGCAGATGAGTACTGGAAGCTTTACTCCCTTGAGACCATAGACCATTACTTCCCTGGTCACTTGCTCAGCTACCCCATTAGAGTCCTTGAAAATGGAGAAGTGACAACTTTACCCGAGACCGAATTTTTCCCCGACACAAAAGGTCGAGTCCTTGGCTCTAACTCTGAGCTTCTTCCATCAATCCTCACTTCTTAA
- the LOC107404645 gene encoding uncharacterized protein LOC107404645 isoform X1 has product MSSILTSQGVVLATAMAVSGTVILLALRLQKSLPTTQFSVADQLPQSSHTILRSCISSAERKKKKNKKRVHFAEDVVDPSGDGEEFRRQNRGLNSNSSNSSMKFKRTSSDKYKGMPANRAALYHGILRDRVVHRVAYSY; this is encoded by the exons ATGTCCTCCATATTAACCTCACAAGGAGTAGTCTTGGCCACTGCCATGGCGGTCTCCGGCACTGTAATCCTCCTAGCTTTACGCCTTCAAAAATCTTTACCCACAACCCAATTCTCCGTCGCCGATCAACTCCCTCAGTCCTCACACACAATTCTACGCTCTTGTATCTCATCTG cagagaggaaaaagaagaagaacaagaaaaggGTTCACTTTGCAGAGGATGTAGTAGATCCAAGTGGGGATGGAGAGGAATTCAGGAGGCAAAACAGAGGATTGAATAGCAATTCTTCAAATTCATCAATGAAGTTCAAGAGGACCAGTTCTGATAAATACAAAGGAATGCCTGCTAACAGAGCAGCTCTTTACCATGGAATTCTCAGGGATCGTGTGGTTCACCGCGTGGCCTACTCTTACTGA